One part of the Thiothrix nivea DSM 5205 genome encodes these proteins:
- the glnD gene encoding [protein-PII] uridylyltransferase has product MIPNNPLLDVYSSLLELGSPQTADYVQAIREARKRLGAEFHAGQDIRTLLRHHTHFIDALLRHLWNRNSIPQQQQRAALIAVGGYGREELHPSSDIDLMVLLTEPPGEECRERLSAFVTLLWDIGLDVGHSVRTLNECVEMARSDLSIITNLIEARFLSGSESLFFALRAATSPEKMWNSRDFFQAKLEEVHKRHQKFGDTSHRVEPNLKDGRGGLRDIQTISWVTQREYGTFSLQELYENRLLEHDEYETLREGRLFLWRIRFALHELAGRKEDRLLFDYQRSLAHSFGYTNDANNAAVEAFMQRYYRTITELERLTDMLMGIFRERILTLHPPPPEMLGEWYQKRGNLISVNSPDVFVLYPTALLEIFLLLQMTPGVNGLTPATTRMIRHNLHRIDAGFRQQARHRQLFMQILRQPKGITFVMRLMNRYGILASYIPAFANIVGRMQYDLFHMYTVDEHTLFVVRNLRRYGTSIGVQELPLCAEVFKTLRNPELLYLTGLFHDIAKGRNGDHSELGAVDAYHFCREHSLNLHDASLVSWLVRNHLLMSMTAQRKDISDPEVVFEFAGHVASQSRLDCLFLLTVADIRGTNPKLWNGWKQALLHELYHSTRKLLQNRTLQSRETSLLIEEKRRAALEHLTQEGFSEAECRTLWKQFGTDYHLQHSVESVQWHTRHILAETPRKPTLIHLRRTVSGSSNVLFVYSKDQDDLFSRVVSTLEQLNLNVVQARIVSTTDGFDLYTLHILGPDNQLIISDADRQYIIDTLEANLERDISRQAALRKPRILRNFDVPTRVSFNQQPDKNLTLIEINTGDMPGLLSRLGEAMDGLGIRVHNARINTLGEQAQDIFYVTARDGSMITDETQQAHIREVLVQALKGG; this is encoded by the coding sequence ATGATCCCGAACAATCCCCTGCTGGATGTTTACAGCAGCCTGCTGGAACTTGGCAGCCCACAAACCGCTGATTACGTACAAGCCATCCGCGAAGCCCGCAAACGCCTGGGCGCGGAATTTCACGCCGGGCAGGATATCCGCACCTTACTGCGACACCATACCCACTTCATTGATGCATTGTTGCGTCACTTATGGAACCGCAACAGCATTCCCCAACAGCAACAGCGGGCTGCCCTGATTGCGGTTGGCGGCTATGGCAGGGAGGAACTTCACCCTTCTTCCGACATAGATCTGATGGTTCTGCTGACCGAACCACCCGGCGAAGAATGCCGCGAACGCCTATCCGCCTTCGTTACCCTGCTGTGGGACATCGGGCTGGATGTTGGCCACAGCGTCCGCACCCTGAATGAATGCGTGGAAATGGCCCGCAGCGACCTGAGCATCATCACCAACCTGATCGAAGCCCGTTTCCTCAGCGGCAGCGAAAGTCTGTTCTTCGCCCTGCGCGCTGCCACCAGCCCGGAAAAAATGTGGAACAGCCGCGATTTCTTCCAGGCCAAACTGGAAGAAGTGCACAAACGCCACCAGAAATTCGGCGACACCTCGCACCGGGTCGAACCCAACCTGAAAGACGGGCGCGGCGGCTTGCGCGACATCCAGACCATCAGTTGGGTCACACAACGTGAGTACGGCACCTTTTCCTTGCAGGAACTGTATGAAAACCGACTGCTGGAACACGATGAATACGAAACCCTGCGTGAAGGCCGTTTGTTCCTGTGGCGCATCCGTTTCGCCCTGCACGAACTGGCCGGGCGCAAGGAAGACCGCCTGCTATTCGACTACCAGCGCAGTCTGGCGCACAGCTTTGGCTACACCAATGATGCCAACAATGCGGCGGTGGAGGCTTTCATGCAGCGCTACTACCGCACCATCACCGAACTGGAGCGTCTCACTGACATGCTGATGGGGATTTTCCGCGAACGCATCCTCACCCTGCACCCGCCACCGCCGGAAATGCTCGGCGAGTGGTATCAGAAACGCGGCAACCTGATTTCGGTGAATTCACCGGATGTGTTCGTACTCTACCCGACCGCACTGCTGGAAATTTTCCTGCTATTGCAAATGACGCCCGGCGTTAACGGCCTGACGCCCGCGACTACCCGCATGATCCGCCACAACCTGCACCGCATCGACGCTGGTTTCCGCCAGCAGGCGCGCCATCGGCAGCTGTTCATGCAGATCCTGCGTCAGCCCAAGGGCATCACCTTCGTCATGCGGCTGATGAACCGTTACGGCATTCTGGCGTCGTACATCCCCGCTTTCGCCAATATCGTCGGGCGAATGCAGTATGACCTGTTCCACATGTATACGGTGGACGAACACACCCTGTTCGTGGTGCGCAACCTGCGCCGTTACGGCACCAGCATCGGCGTACAGGAGCTACCGTTGTGCGCGGAAGTGTTCAAGACCCTGCGCAACCCGGAACTGCTGTATCTGACAGGGCTGTTCCACGACATCGCCAAGGGGCGCAATGGCGACCACTCTGAACTGGGTGCAGTCGACGCCTACCATTTCTGCCGCGAACACAGCCTCAACCTGCATGACGCTTCGCTGGTCAGCTGGCTGGTGCGCAATCACCTACTGATGAGCATGACCGCACAACGCAAGGACATCAGCGATCCGGAAGTCGTGTTCGAGTTCGCCGGGCATGTGGCGTCACAAAGCCGCCTCGACTGCCTGTTCCTGCTGACTGTGGCCGACATCCGTGGCACCAACCCAAAATTGTGGAATGGCTGGAAACAGGCGCTGCTGCACGAGCTTTACCATTCCACCCGCAAACTGTTACAGAACCGCACCTTGCAATCGCGGGAAACATCCCTGCTGATTGAGGAAAAACGCCGCGCCGCGCTGGAACACCTCACCCAGGAAGGTTTCAGCGAAGCGGAATGCCGCACACTATGGAAGCAGTTTGGTACCGATTACCACCTCCAGCATTCGGTGGAAAGCGTGCAATGGCATACCCGTCATATCCTCGCCGAAACGCCACGCAAGCCGACCCTGATCCACCTGCGCCGCACCGTTTCGGGCAGCAGCAATGTGTTGTTCGTCTACAGCAAAGATCAGGACGACCTGTTTTCGCGGGTAGTTTCCACGCTGGAACAGCTCAACCTCAATGTCGTACAGGCACGCATCGTTTCCACCACTGACGGTTTCGACCTGTATACCCTGCACATCCTGGGGCCGGATAACCAACTCATCATCAGTGATGCTGACCGGCAGTACATTATCGACACGCTGGAGGCAAACCTGGAGCGGGACATATCGCGTCAGGCTGCCCTACGCAAACCGCGCATCTTGCGCAATTTTGACGTGCCGACGCGCGTTTCCTTTAACCAGCAGCCGGACAAAAACCTGACCCTGATCGAGATCAACACCGGTGACATGCCCGGTTTGCTGTCACGGCTGGGGGAAGCGATGGATGGCCTTGGCATCCGCGTACACAATGCCCGCATCAATACACTGGGGGAACAGGCACAGGATATTTTTTACGTCACCGCACGCGATGGCAGCATGATTACGGATGAAACTCAGCAGGCGCATATCCGCGAGGTGCTGGTGCAAGCGTTGAAGGGAGGGTAG
- the map gene encoding type I methionyl aminopeptidase: MAKTQKDQTIKIKTAEEIAKMRVAGKLAAEVLEMIGPYVKPGVTTGELDQICHNYIVNVQQAIPAPLNYGEPPFPRSICTSVNHVICHGIPGDKKLKEGDALNIDITVIKDGYHGDTSKMFFVGEPSIAGKRLSQITQQCLYRGILEVHPGAPLGNIGKAIQKHAHANRYSVVEEFCGHGIGNQFHESPQILHYYSKDSDKIIIQPGMIFTIEPMINQGKRHLKILPDQWTAVTKDHKLSAQWEHTILVTEDGFEILTLREEEADWRATV; encoded by the coding sequence ATGGCGAAGACACAAAAAGACCAGACTATCAAGATCAAAACAGCAGAAGAAATCGCCAAAATGCGGGTTGCGGGCAAGCTGGCGGCAGAAGTGCTGGAGATGATTGGCCCTTATGTAAAACCCGGCGTCACGACCGGAGAACTGGATCAGATTTGCCACAATTACATTGTTAACGTGCAGCAAGCCATCCCTGCCCCGCTAAACTATGGTGAACCACCGTTCCCCCGCTCCATCTGCACCTCCGTCAACCACGTCATCTGCCACGGCATTCCTGGCGACAAGAAGCTCAAGGAAGGCGACGCCCTTAACATCGACATCACCGTCATTAAGGACGGCTACCACGGCGACACCAGTAAAATGTTCTTCGTCGGCGAGCCTTCCATCGCAGGCAAGCGTCTCAGCCAGATTACCCAGCAATGCCTGTATCGCGGCATCCTCGAAGTCCACCCCGGCGCGCCGCTCGGCAATATCGGCAAGGCCATCCAGAAACACGCCCACGCCAACCGCTACAGCGTGGTGGAAGAATTTTGCGGGCATGGCATCGGCAACCAGTTCCATGAATCCCCGCAAATCCTGCACTACTACAGCAAGGACAGCGACAAGATCATCATCCAGCCGGGCATGATTTTCACCATCGAACCCATGATCAACCAGGGCAAGCGCCACCTGAAAATCCTCCCCGACCAGTGGACTGCCGTCACCAAGGATCACAAGCTCTCTGCCCAGTGGGAACATACCATCCTGGTCACTGAAGACGGCTTTGAAATCCTTACCCTGCGTGAAGAAGAAGCAGACTGGCGCGCCACCGTATGA